In Dermacentor variabilis isolate Ectoservices chromosome 7, ASM5094787v1, whole genome shotgun sequence, a genomic segment contains:
- the Srp9 gene encoding signal recognition particle 9, producing MTFITSWEEFSKAAERLYLADPMKVRFTVKYRHCDGKLQVKVTDNQVCLQYLTEHSQDVKRIEKLTNLLMRHMASKER from the exons ATGACTTTCATCACGTCGTGGGAGGAATTCTCGAAAGCCGCCGAGAGGCTCTATCTCGCCGATCCAATGAAG GTTAGGTTCACTGTAAAATACAGGCACTGCGATGGCAAGCTCCAAGTCAAAGTAACAGACAATCAAGTG TGCCTTCAATATCTGACAGAACATTCTCAAGACGTCAAGAGGATAGAAAAACTAACCAACCTTCTGATGAGGCATATGGCATCGAAGGAACGATGA